One part of the Microlunatus elymi genome encodes these proteins:
- a CDS encoding M23 family metallopeptidase: MSLPGQAAVIGIATALQESSLKNLPGGDRDSVGLFQQRAGWGSYTDRADPKQSARLFFQALKKTRGWELMSVTAAAQAVQRSAFPDAYTKFEKTAAGLVATFQSHAEPGTAQAQIMAGSAMCGTGAAQSCPTTGMPVEAGLTPDALRVLRCTKQHWPQVTSLGGIGDRPSNVDRDHQEGRAIDAMIPNCHTDIGRKLGKTVADWAVANRQRLGVKYVIWNAHIWNVARAKEGWRACAGPNASCYSGPDDTAAHRDHVHISVYGNQAGQTSTTNSGTPVLPVDHYTISATFGQCSSHWANCHTGLDFAAATSTPIHATLSGIVVWTGWGGAYGNLTKVQDAGGVQTWYAHQSAITVKEGDTVTAGQTIGRVGATGNTTGPHVHLEIRVAGTPVDPDQWLTTRGVKP, from the coding sequence ATGTCCCTGCCCGGGCAGGCCGCGGTCATTGGAATCGCCACCGCGCTGCAAGAATCCTCGCTGAAGAACCTGCCCGGCGGCGACCGCGACTCCGTCGGGCTCTTCCAACAGCGCGCCGGCTGGGGCAGCTACACCGATCGGGCCGATCCCAAACAGTCGGCACGACTGTTCTTCCAAGCACTAAAGAAGACCCGCGGCTGGGAACTGATGTCGGTAACTGCTGCGGCGCAAGCCGTGCAACGCTCGGCCTTCCCAGACGCCTACACCAAATTCGAGAAGACTGCCGCCGGCCTGGTCGCCACGTTCCAATCCCATGCCGAACCCGGCACCGCTCAAGCCCAGATCATGGCTGGCTCGGCGATGTGCGGAACCGGGGCCGCCCAATCCTGCCCCACCACCGGCATGCCGGTCGAAGCCGGCCTCACCCCCGACGCACTACGCGTGCTGCGCTGCACAAAACAGCATTGGCCACAAGTCACCAGCCTCGGCGGCATCGGCGACCGCCCCAGCAACGTCGACCGCGACCACCAAGAAGGCCGCGCCATCGACGCCATGATCCCCAACTGCCACACCGACATCGGACGGAAGCTCGGCAAGACCGTCGCCGACTGGGCCGTCGCCAACCGCCAGCGGCTCGGCGTCAAGTACGTCATCTGGAACGCACACATCTGGAACGTCGCGCGTGCGAAAGAAGGCTGGCGAGCCTGCGCCGGCCCCAACGCCAGCTGCTACAGCGGACCCGACGACACCGCCGCCCACCGCGACCACGTCCACATCTCCGTCTACGGCAACCAAGCCGGCCAGACTTCGACCACGAACTCCGGTACGCCGGTGCTCCCGGTCGACCACTACACGATCAGCGCCACGTTCGGCCAATGCTCATCGCACTGGGCGAACTGTCACACCGGCCTCGACTTCGCTGCCGCCACCAGCACACCCATCCACGCCACCCTGAGCGGCATAGTGGTCTGGACCGGCTGGGGCGGCGCCTACGGAAACCTGACCAAGGTGCAGGACGCCGGCGGTGTGCAAACCTGGTACGCACACCAATCCGCCATCACAGTCAAAGAAGGCGACACCGTGACCGCAGGCCAAACCATCGGCCGGGTCGGCGCCACCGGTAACACCACCGGACCACATGTCCACCTCGAGATCCGAGTAGCAGGCACGCCGGTCGACCCCGACCAATGGCTCACCACGCGAGGAGTCAAACCATGA